One Actinomadura viridis genomic region harbors:
- a CDS encoding LysR family transcriptional regulator, with product MLVDPGQLRLLALIERHGSLTAAAHALQLTPAAVTQQVAKAERDWQVPLVIRGPRGATLTAAGALLASHGRTVEEASDRAGAELAALLGHLSLRLRIGTFQAAALHLLPPALTALRHRHPDADVSVMDVVSGRGADEISAGRLDVAIVASWGTPLAPPPHLRAHSLLTDPMVVVLPDDHPLATEQPADTELHLERLRGESWVSILAGHAAREQFHDAAREAGFTPTVRFETESYDVAQALVGTGIAVALVSRLALTHAPGTTHRELAHPRPYRQLYAVTRTDASLTPLADMLIDLLRDVARDITATWEAPPQGGQRSPNPPRGA from the coding sequence ATGCTGGTGGATCCGGGACAGCTGCGGCTTCTCGCGTTGATCGAGCGGCACGGCTCCCTGACGGCGGCGGCTCACGCACTCCAGCTCACGCCCGCGGCGGTCACCCAGCAGGTGGCCAAGGCCGAGCGCGACTGGCAGGTGCCCCTGGTCATCCGTGGTCCTCGCGGAGCGACGCTCACCGCGGCCGGTGCGCTGCTCGCCTCCCACGGTCGAACGGTGGAGGAGGCATCGGACAGGGCCGGGGCGGAACTGGCCGCACTGCTCGGCCACCTCTCGCTCCGTCTGCGGATCGGGACGTTCCAGGCGGCCGCCCTGCACCTGCTCCCACCGGCCCTGACGGCTCTGCGACACCGCCATCCGGACGCCGACGTCTCCGTCATGGATGTGGTGTCCGGACGCGGAGCGGACGAGATCAGCGCGGGGCGCCTGGACGTGGCCATCGTCGCGTCCTGGGGCACGCCGCTCGCGCCGCCCCCCCACCTACGGGCCCACTCGCTCCTGACGGACCCGATGGTCGTGGTTCTCCCCGATGACCATCCACTGGCCACCGAGCAGCCCGCGGACACCGAACTTCACCTGGAACGACTCCGCGGGGAATCGTGGGTTTCCATCCTGGCCGGCCATGCCGCCCGCGAACAGTTCCACGACGCCGCCCGCGAGGCCGGCTTCACTCCCACCGTGCGGTTCGAGACCGAGTCCTACGACGTCGCCCAGGCCCTCGTCGGCACGGGCATCGCAGTGGCCCTGGTCTCGCGCCTGGCCCTGACGCATGCGCCCGGCACCACCCATCGCGAGCTGGCCCACCCCAGGCCCTACCGCCAGCTCTACGCCGTCACCAGAACCGACGCCAGCCTCACACCACTCGCGGACATGCTCATCGACCTCCTCCGTGATGTCGCCCGCGACATCACCGCCACCTGGGAGGCTCCCCCGCAGGGAGGACAACGCTCACCGAACCCACCGCGCGGAGCCTGA
- a CDS encoding shikimate kinase: MHSALHDGTSSNVRRDRLRHVYWIGGGSGSGKSTIARRIADRYGMRLYDTDAVMGDHARRMPVEQAPYLGEFAAMDMDERWVARSPREMLDTFHWFRGEGFGLIVEDLLALPADRPVVAEGFRLLPDLVRPLLTEVGHAVWLLPTPRFRQAVFDGRGGPAWGFIAKTGDPRHALRNLLQRDALFTDRLTEQTRRLGLHGLRVNFTITEEDLARRVSAVFGLEN; encoded by the coding sequence ATGCACTCTGCACTGCACGACGGGACTTCCTCCAACGTACGGCGGGATCGGTTGCGTCACGTCTACTGGATCGGCGGCGGCAGCGGGTCCGGAAAATCCACCATCGCCCGGCGCATCGCCGACCGGTACGGGATGCGCCTGTACGACACCGACGCGGTCATGGGCGACCACGCACGCCGCATGCCTGTCGAACAGGCTCCTTACCTGGGTGAGTTCGCCGCCATGGACATGGACGAACGGTGGGTGGCCCGAAGTCCGCGCGAGATGCTCGATACCTTCCACTGGTTCCGCGGCGAAGGATTCGGCCTGATCGTCGAAGACCTTCTCGCCCTCCCCGCCGACCGGCCGGTGGTCGCCGAGGGGTTCCGGCTACTGCCCGACCTCGTCCGGCCCCTGCTCACCGAAGTGGGCCACGCCGTGTGGCTGCTGCCGACCCCGCGGTTCCGCCAGGCGGTGTTCGACGGCCGTGGCGGCCCGGCATGGGGATTCATCGCCAAGACCGGCGACCCGCGGCACGCGCTGCGGAACCTGCTCCAGCGCGACGCACTGTTCACCGACCGGCTCACCGAGCAGACCCGGCGTCTGGGCCTCCACGGGCTCAGGGTGAATTTCACGATCACCGAGGAAGATCTCGCACGGCGAGTCTCCGCGGTGTTCGGCCTTGAGAACTAA
- a CDS encoding APC family permease, which yields MSKASDLVKRVLLGRALRSAQQHEQLLPKRIALPVFASDALSSVAYAPQEILITLGIAGLAAYQYTPWVAAAVVVILLTVVASYRQNVRAYTSGGGDFEVATENLGGNWGVLVASALMVDYVLTVAVSISSAVDNLGAFLGFLGDHKVATAIGLVALLTVLNLRGLRESGVAFAIPTYLFMFGIFSMLLWGFTRLLLGADLQAETAHLEVKGTEMGVGGFALAFLLMRAFASGCAALTGVEAISNGVPAFRKPKGPNAATTLLMLGLIAMTMFGGVTALAYITDAKFADPTHGSTLIDPATGRDVSNQDPVVAQVAHTVFSNFTPMFGFVTVMTALILVLAANTAYNGFPVLGSVLARNRYLPRQLHTRGDRLAYSNGIIILATMAGLLIYAYGADVTRLIQLYIVGVFVSFTVSQTGMVRHWNKRLRTETDPVARREMKRARAINTFGLIMTGTVLVIVLITKFTHGAYIVCIAMPVLFLLMKAIRRHYDRVAEELVPSGEDVTLPARNHAIVLVSQIHKPTLRALAYARATRPSTLEAVTVAVDAEAARRLREEWDALDVPVPLKILDSPFREITRPVLDYVKNVRRKSPRDVVTVFIPEYVVGHWWEHLLHNQSALRLKGRLLFVPGVMVTSVAWQLRSSDRLKGRPEPPAPGSSRRPPRTPSDREGARSGGGIVSDRD from the coding sequence GTGTCGAAGGCTTCCGACCTCGTCAAACGCGTCCTGCTGGGACGCGCTCTCCGCAGCGCCCAGCAGCATGAGCAGCTGCTTCCCAAGAGGATCGCGCTGCCGGTGTTCGCCAGTGACGCGCTGTCCTCGGTCGCCTACGCCCCGCAGGAGATCCTGATCACCCTGGGGATCGCGGGCCTGGCCGCCTACCAGTACACCCCGTGGGTGGCGGCGGCCGTCGTGGTGATCCTGCTCACCGTCGTCGCCTCGTACCGGCAGAACGTGCGCGCGTACACCAGCGGGGGCGGCGACTTCGAGGTGGCCACCGAGAACCTCGGCGGCAACTGGGGCGTGCTGGTGGCCAGCGCGCTGATGGTCGACTACGTGCTGACCGTGGCGGTCTCGATCTCCTCGGCGGTCGACAACCTGGGCGCGTTCCTGGGCTTCCTCGGCGACCACAAGGTCGCGACGGCGATCGGGCTCGTGGCCCTCCTCACCGTCCTCAATCTGCGCGGCCTCAGGGAGTCGGGCGTCGCCTTCGCCATCCCGACCTACCTGTTCATGTTCGGCATCTTCAGCATGCTGCTCTGGGGGTTCACCCGGCTCCTGCTGGGCGCCGACCTCCAGGCCGAGACCGCGCACCTGGAGGTGAAGGGCACGGAGATGGGGGTCGGCGGCTTCGCCCTGGCCTTCCTGCTGATGCGGGCGTTCGCCTCCGGCTGCGCCGCGCTGACCGGCGTGGAGGCGATCAGCAACGGCGTCCCGGCGTTCCGCAAGCCCAAGGGCCCCAACGCCGCCACCACCCTGCTGATGCTCGGCCTGATCGCGATGACGATGTTCGGCGGGGTCACCGCCCTGGCCTACATCACCGACGCCAAGTTCGCCGACCCCACCCACGGCAGCACCCTGATCGACCCCGCCACCGGCCGGGACGTCTCCAACCAGGACCCCGTGGTGGCCCAGGTGGCGCACACGGTCTTCAGCAACTTCACGCCGATGTTCGGGTTCGTCACCGTGATGACGGCGCTGATCCTGGTGCTGGCCGCCAACACCGCCTACAACGGCTTCCCCGTGCTGGGCTCGGTGCTGGCGCGCAACCGCTACCTGCCGCGCCAGCTGCACACCCGCGGCGACCGGCTGGCCTACAGCAACGGCATCATCATCCTGGCCACCATGGCCGGCCTGCTGATCTACGCCTACGGGGCCGACGTCACCCGGCTGATCCAGCTCTACATCGTCGGCGTGTTCGTCTCGTTCACCGTCAGCCAGACCGGCATGGTCCGGCACTGGAACAAGCGGCTGCGCACCGAGACCGACCCGGTCGCCCGCCGCGAGATGAAGCGGGCCCGCGCGATCAACACCTTCGGCCTGATCATGACCGGGACGGTGCTGGTGATCGTGCTGATCACCAAGTTCACCCACGGCGCCTACATCGTGTGCATCGCGATGCCCGTGCTGTTCCTGCTGATGAAGGCGATCCGGCGGCACTACGACCGGGTCGCCGAGGAGCTGGTGCCCAGCGGCGAGGACGTGACCCTGCCCGCCCGCAACCACGCCATCGTGCTGGTCTCCCAGATCCACAAGCCCACCCTGCGCGCCCTGGCGTACGCCCGCGCCACCCGCCCGTCCACGCTCGAGGCCGTCACGGTCGCGGTGGACGCCGAGGCGGCCCGGCGCCTCCGGGAGGAATGGGACGCCCTCGACGTCCCGGTGCCGCTGAAGATCCTGGACTCCCCGTTCCGCGAGATCACCCGCCCGGTCCTCGACTACGTCAAGAACGTACGGCGCAAGAGCCCCCGCGACGTGGTGACCGTCTTCATCCCCGAGTACGTCGTCGGCCACTGGTGGGAGCACCTGCTGCACAACCAGAGCGCCCTGCGCCTGAAGGGCCGCCTGCTGTTCGTGCCCGGCGTCATGGTGACCAGCGTGGCCTGGCAGCTGCGTTCCTCCGACCGCCTCAAGGGCCGGCCCGAGCCGCCGGCCCCCGGCTCCTCCCGCCGCCCGCCCCGTACCCCCTCGGACCGGGAGGGAGCACGCTCGGGCGGCGGTATCGTTTCGGACCGTGACTGA
- a CDS encoding class I SAM-dependent RNA methyltransferase, translated as MTEIGPELLDLEVGNVANGGFCVARHEGRVVFVRHALPGERVRARVTDRTKNFLRADAVEILQPSPDRVQPPCPFAGPGRCGGCDWQHASLPAQRRLKAAVVEEQLQRVAGITRTVTVEEVPYPVTDEMPPDPGLGWRTRVQFSVVDGTVGLRRHRSHDIEPIDECLIAHPGVEMMGIERKRWPGTVSVEGIVSATTGDRLVALKGGRKARVPRLDVPVRLFRGKETAPDKQVPYVREEVSGRLFQISGSGFWQVHPGAAGLLADAVLEALEPKPGEIALDLYCGVGLFAALLGERVGPDGLVVGVESDAQAVRDAKFNARDLPQVAIERGQVEAVVPDLEFGRADGTGRTQTKRGGGHHRGARVRGADIVVLDPPRSGAGRAVVDQVARLADRKIAYVSCDPATLARDLAYFSERGWTLETFRAFDAFPMTQHVECLAVLVKG; from the coding sequence GTGACTGAAATCGGACCCGAACTGCTCGACCTCGAGGTCGGCAACGTCGCCAACGGCGGATTCTGCGTGGCCCGGCACGAGGGCCGGGTGGTGTTCGTCCGCCATGCCCTGCCCGGCGAACGGGTCCGCGCCCGCGTCACCGACCGCACCAAGAACTTCCTGCGCGCCGACGCCGTGGAGATCCTCCAGCCGTCCCCGGACCGCGTCCAGCCCCCCTGCCCGTTCGCCGGGCCGGGCCGGTGCGGCGGCTGCGACTGGCAGCACGCCTCCCTGCCCGCCCAGCGCCGTCTCAAGGCCGCCGTCGTGGAGGAGCAGCTCCAGCGCGTCGCCGGGATCACCCGCACGGTCACCGTCGAAGAGGTGCCCTATCCCGTCACCGACGAGATGCCGCCCGACCCCGGCCTGGGCTGGCGCACCCGCGTCCAGTTCTCCGTCGTGGACGGCACCGTCGGCCTGCGCCGGCACCGTTCCCACGACATCGAGCCGATCGACGAGTGCCTGATCGCCCACCCCGGCGTGGAGATGATGGGCATCGAGCGCAAGCGCTGGCCGGGGACGGTCTCCGTGGAGGGCATCGTCTCGGCCACCACCGGTGACCGCCTGGTCGCCCTCAAGGGCGGCCGGAAGGCCCGCGTCCCCCGCCTGGACGTCCCGGTCCGCCTGTTCCGCGGCAAGGAGACGGCCCCCGACAAGCAGGTCCCGTACGTGCGCGAGGAGGTCTCCGGCCGCCTCTTCCAGATCAGCGGCAGCGGCTTCTGGCAGGTCCACCCGGGCGCGGCCGGGCTGCTCGCCGACGCCGTCCTGGAGGCCCTCGAACCCAAGCCGGGCGAGATCGCGCTGGACCTCTACTGCGGCGTCGGCCTCTTCGCCGCCCTGCTCGGCGAACGCGTCGGCCCCGACGGCCTGGTGGTCGGCGTGGAGTCCGACGCCCAGGCCGTCCGCGACGCCAAGTTCAACGCGCGCGACCTGCCGCAGGTCGCCATCGAGCGCGGCCAGGTCGAGGCGGTCGTCCCCGACCTGGAGTTCGGCCGCGCGGACGGCACCGGCCGCACCCAGACCAAGCGCGGTGGCGGCCACCACCGCGGTGCCCGCGTCCGCGGCGCCGACATCGTCGTCCTCGACCCGCCCCGCAGCGGCGCCGGCCGCGCGGTGGTCGACCAGGTCGCCCGCCTGGCCGACCGCAAGATCGCCTACGTGTCCTGCGACCCCGCCACCCTGGCCCGCGACCTGGCCTACTTCAGCGAGCGGGGCTGGACCCTGGAGACCTTCCGCGCCTTCGACGCCTTCCCCATGACCCAGCACGTGGAGTGCCTGGCGGTCCTGGTCAAGGGCTGA
- a CDS encoding GlxA family transcriptional regulator, whose amino-acid sequence MTGRRVLVVGYDAAELLDIACITTSLQIANLHGATPAYHVRVAAPGGGPITCSTGLMIQAQETLERVNEPLDTLIVSGGIGHEAAAGNRVLLGHVRRLARHSRRVASVCTGASVLAATGLLDGRRATTHWRWAPTLAARHPKVIVDPDPIFIRDGNLCTAAGVTSALDLTLAFVEEDHGAAMARNVARNLVTYLQRPGNQAQMSMFTNAPAPADDLVRQVVEHVTAHLDADLTTAALAARAGVSERHLTRLFLKHLGQTPGRFVRQARTEAAAHLLVSTTLPMTGVASRCGFGTVETLRQAFVARYGTPPSRYRATQSSTTR is encoded by the coding sequence ATGACCGGACGGCGTGTGCTCGTCGTCGGATACGACGCGGCCGAACTGCTCGACATCGCCTGCATCACCACGAGCCTGCAGATCGCGAACCTGCACGGCGCCACGCCCGCCTACCACGTGCGCGTGGCCGCTCCGGGCGGCGGGCCCATCACGTGCAGCACCGGCCTGATGATCCAGGCCCAGGAGACGCTCGAACGGGTCAACGAGCCGCTCGACACGCTCATCGTGTCGGGCGGGATCGGGCACGAGGCGGCGGCCGGGAACCGGGTGCTCCTCGGGCACGTCCGCCGGCTGGCCCGGCACTCCCGCCGCGTCGCCTCGGTGTGCACCGGAGCGAGCGTGCTGGCCGCCACCGGGCTGCTGGACGGCCGGCGCGCCACCACCCACTGGCGGTGGGCTCCGACCCTGGCCGCCCGCCATCCCAAGGTCATCGTCGACCCGGACCCGATCTTCATCCGGGACGGCAACCTGTGCACGGCGGCCGGCGTCACCAGCGCCCTGGACCTCACGCTGGCGTTCGTCGAGGAGGACCACGGGGCCGCCATGGCGCGGAACGTGGCCCGCAACCTGGTCACCTACCTGCAACGGCCCGGCAACCAGGCGCAGATGAGCATGTTCACCAACGCCCCGGCGCCCGCCGACGACCTCGTGAGGCAGGTGGTCGAGCATGTCACCGCCCACCTGGACGCCGACCTGACCACGGCCGCGCTGGCGGCCCGCGCGGGCGTCAGCGAACGGCACCTGACCCGGCTGTTCCTCAAGCACCTCGGCCAGACGCCCGGCCGGTTCGTGCGGCAGGCCCGTACCGAGGCCGCCGCGCACCTGCTGGTCTCCACCACCCTGCCCATGACCGGCGTGGCGTCCCGCTGCGGGTTCGGCACGGTCGAGACGCTGCGGCAGGCGTTCGTCGCCCGGTACGGCACACCGCCGTCCCGCTACCGCGCCACCCAGTCCTCGACGACGCGGTGA
- a CDS encoding helix-turn-helix domain-containing protein — protein MHGGNTERDAIGRRIADARKLRGLTQRQLADRVPCSKSLIAQVERGHKPASQALVAGAARALRVDVGTLTGQPYQAEARGDERLHAVIPGFRRALMSWDLPDEDVRPRGLEALAAEVAAASVLGRDGRYGKLGDVLPGLLEELTAAAHAAEGARRERLFALLSEAYTGATAIAYTLGYFDLRSLAMERVEWAARASQDPLRVARTQWQRSTLFLAGAAYDRGIRLLERVRRDLGEDVARMDPATLSVYGAAHLRSAVFAARTPDAPAAWAHIDEAREAARLLGGDANHYGLEFGPSNVAIHEVAVAVEMYDGAEAVRRGAGLRLPPTVAPVRLGHHYIDLARGWLYHGDRVKALEALQAARRAAPQQTRNHPMVRETVRMLVAAERRRPKALSGFASWLGMP, from the coding sequence ATGCATGGTGGCAACACCGAACGGGACGCGATCGGGCGGCGCATCGCCGACGCGCGCAAGCTGCGCGGCCTGACCCAGCGGCAACTCGCGGACCGGGTGCCCTGCTCCAAGAGCCTGATCGCCCAGGTGGAGCGCGGGCACAAACCGGCATCCCAGGCGTTGGTCGCCGGCGCCGCCCGCGCGCTGAGGGTGGACGTGGGCACGCTGACCGGCCAGCCCTACCAGGCCGAGGCGCGAGGTGATGAGCGGCTGCACGCCGTCATCCCCGGCTTCCGCCGGGCGCTGATGTCGTGGGACCTTCCGGACGAGGACGTCCGGCCGCGCGGGCTGGAGGCGCTCGCGGCCGAGGTGGCGGCGGCCTCCGTGCTCGGCCGGGACGGCCGCTACGGGAAGCTCGGGGACGTGCTGCCCGGCCTGCTGGAGGAGTTGACGGCCGCGGCTCATGCGGCCGAGGGGGCACGGCGCGAACGGCTGTTCGCGCTCCTGTCGGAGGCTTACACGGGTGCGACGGCGATCGCCTACACCCTCGGGTACTTCGACCTGCGCAGCCTGGCGATGGAACGCGTGGAATGGGCCGCGAGGGCGTCGCAGGACCCGCTCCGGGTGGCCCGGACACAGTGGCAACGTTCGACCCTGTTCCTGGCGGGCGCCGCCTATGACAGGGGCATCAGGCTGCTGGAGCGCGTACGCCGCGACCTCGGTGAGGACGTGGCACGGATGGACCCGGCCACACTGAGCGTCTACGGTGCCGCGCACCTGCGCTCGGCCGTCTTCGCCGCGCGGACGCCCGACGCGCCCGCCGCCTGGGCTCACATCGACGAGGCTCGTGAGGCCGCTCGGCTGCTCGGCGGCGACGCCAACCACTACGGGCTGGAGTTCGGCCCCTCGAACGTCGCCATCCACGAAGTCGCCGTCGCGGTCGAGATGTACGACGGGGCCGAGGCCGTACGCCGTGGCGCGGGCCTGCGGCTGCCTCCCACGGTCGCGCCGGTCAGGCTCGGCCACCACTACATCGATCTTGCGCGTGGCTGGTTGTACCACGGCGACCGCGTCAAGGCGCTCGAAGCGCTCCAGGCAGCCCGCAGGGCAGCTCCCCAGCAGACGCGCAACCATCCGATGGTGCGCGAGACCGTACGGATGCTGGTGGCTGCGGAACGGCGCCGGCCCAAGGCTCTCAGCGGATTCGCCTCCTGGCTCGGCATGCCCTGA
- a CDS encoding serine/threonine-protein kinase: protein MVGPYRLEGRLGGGGMGQVFLGRSRGRRPVAVKVVRPELAENAGFRRRFADEVEAARTVGGFYTAHVVDADPEADPPWLVTAFIPGPSLERAVDEHGPLPVEALGVLGAGLAEGLAAIHHEGLVHRDLKPGNIILTTDGPRVIDFGIARALDAVHLPTAVLGTPGYMAPEQAVGLEVGPPSDVFALGSVLTFAATGCGPFGTGPAGAIVHRSVHEDPDLTRLPSHLTDLIGACLAKDPRQRPTLTEILDRLALPPEATIQWPPLPLTAMINAATAAVPTALLHTATPVADKIFEQVDASGRVTTAVFRRRSSSEEEVFTDFQVDVDPDMVVVGGGAIGADTPTGALLTASYPNSSRTAWLASSKAHAWSNPHRLIGFAIGLKIAGLSRDQLLANLSFTQRTSESVNHPAESADVPAGFTLIGGGFRVNWQPGEGNLATASFPEFGDEWTARSKAHDYQCPCPIDAFSVGLRTHLPEVGRVERGSDSALSETAAHPCASTALTGGFALTGIGAEVRFNEPGSLLWRLEPTFGGDQQGVTASSKDHGSPAPAEIKAWAIGIRLV from the coding sequence ATGGTGGGTCCGTACCGGCTAGAGGGAAGGCTGGGCGGGGGCGGGATGGGACAGGTGTTCCTGGGCCGTTCCCGAGGCCGGCGGCCGGTCGCGGTCAAGGTGGTGCGTCCAGAACTGGCGGAGAACGCCGGGTTCCGGCGCCGGTTCGCCGACGAGGTGGAGGCCGCCCGAACGGTCGGCGGCTTCTACACCGCTCATGTGGTCGACGCCGACCCTGAAGCCGACCCGCCGTGGTTGGTCACGGCCTTCATCCCGGGTCCGTCGCTGGAACGGGCCGTCGATGAACATGGGCCGCTGCCGGTCGAGGCGCTCGGCGTCCTGGGCGCGGGACTGGCGGAGGGCCTGGCCGCGATCCATCACGAGGGTCTCGTGCACCGTGACCTCAAGCCCGGCAACATCATCCTCACCACCGACGGTCCCCGCGTCATCGACTTCGGCATCGCCCGCGCGCTGGATGCCGTCCATCTCCCGACCGCCGTGCTCGGAACTCCCGGGTACATGGCACCCGAGCAGGCGGTGGGACTGGAGGTCGGGCCCCCCAGCGACGTGTTCGCATTGGGGTCGGTACTGACCTTCGCCGCGACCGGGTGTGGGCCCTTCGGTACGGGGCCGGCCGGAGCGATCGTCCACCGGAGCGTCCATGAGGACCCTGACCTGACCCGGCTCCCCTCCCACCTCACCGATCTGATCGGCGCCTGCCTGGCCAAAGACCCGAGGCAACGGCCCACTCTCACCGAGATCCTGGACCGGCTCGCGCTTCCTCCCGAAGCGACCATACAGTGGCCTCCCCTGCCCCTGACCGCGATGATCAACGCGGCGACCGCGGCCGTCCCGACGGCGCTTCTCCACACGGCGACCCCGGTGGCGGACAAGATATTCGAGCAGGTGGACGCTTCGGGGAGGGTGACCACCGCCGTGTTCCGGCGGCGATCCTCGTCCGAGGAAGAGGTCTTCACCGATTTTCAGGTGGACGTGGATCCGGACATGGTGGTGGTCGGCGGCGGGGCGATCGGTGCGGACACGCCGACCGGGGCGTTGCTCACGGCGTCCTATCCCAACAGTTCCCGCACTGCCTGGCTGGCCTCCTCCAAAGCCCACGCGTGGTCCAACCCGCACCGGCTGATCGGGTTCGCCATCGGCCTGAAGATCGCCGGACTGAGCCGGGACCAGCTGCTGGCCAACCTCAGCTTCACGCAGCGGACCAGCGAGAGTGTGAACCATCCCGCCGAGTCCGCCGACGTTCCGGCCGGTTTCACCTTGATCGGCGGCGGTTTCCGGGTGAACTGGCAGCCCGGAGAGGGCAACCTGGCCACCGCGTCCTTCCCGGAGTTCGGCGACGAGTGGACGGCGCGGTCGAAGGCCCACGACTACCAGTGCCCATGCCCGATCGACGCCTTCAGCGTCGGACTGCGAACGCACCTCCCCGAAGTCGGCAGGGTCGAGCGGGGCTCCGACAGCGCCCTCAGCGAGACCGCGGCGCACCCGTGCGCGTCCACGGCGCTCACCGGCGGGTTCGCGCTCACCGGGATCGGCGCGGAGGTGCGCTTCAACGAGCCCGGGTCGCTCTTGTGGCGGCTCGAACCGACATTCGGCGGCGATCAGCAGGGCGTCACCGCAAGTTCCAAGGACCACGGGTCCCCCGCACCCGCCGAGATCAAAGCGTGGGCCATCGGAATCCGCCTGGTCTGA
- a CDS encoding LysE family translocator, with product MPTHVPVFIVTTLLLAMLPGASQALMIRQALEGGRRTLQGTLAGNASGFLLWSTAAAAGLSAVLLASPTAYAALRIAGGIVLMFLGVKTLRTALTTVSTRPPDEAGRGTGFASGYLTGLITNLGNPKAGVFAISVLPQFVTAEGPVFLSTVALGALWALVSASWYMSLTWAVSRGRALISQPTVLRGLSVTTGVVLLGLGAAVAAGV from the coding sequence ATGCCCACGCATGTGCCCGTCTTCATCGTCACCACCTTGCTGCTGGCGATGCTGCCAGGCGCGAGTCAGGCCCTGATGATCCGGCAGGCGCTGGAAGGCGGCCGGCGTACGCTCCAAGGCACGCTCGCGGGCAATGCCAGCGGCTTCCTGCTCTGGTCCACGGCCGCCGCGGCCGGACTGTCCGCCGTCCTGCTGGCCAGCCCCACCGCGTACGCGGCGCTCCGGATCGCAGGCGGAATCGTGCTGATGTTCCTCGGGGTGAAGACGCTACGGACCGCGCTCACCACCGTCTCCACCCGCCCGCCCGACGAGGCCGGGCGCGGCACCGGCTTCGCGAGCGGATATCTCACCGGCCTGATCACCAATCTCGGCAACCCCAAGGCGGGCGTGTTCGCCATCTCGGTGCTGCCCCAGTTCGTGACCGCGGAAGGCCCGGTGTTCCTGTCGACCGTCGCTCTGGGAGCCCTGTGGGCGCTCGTCAGCGCCTCCTGGTACATGTCGCTCACCTGGGCCGTCAGCCGAGGGCGCGCCCTGATATCGCAGCCGACCGTTCTGCGGGGGCTCAGCGTGACCACCGGGGTCGTCCTGCTGGGGCTGGGCGCCGCGGTGGCAGCAGGTGTCTGA
- a CDS encoding HEAT repeat domain-containing protein gives MDVRLRRIAAKLAIVPYLPGRSHSFGEDKHRFRLGPPLPEAEVAAFEARYGVRLPREYRDFLTTLGHGGAGPYYGLLPLETWHRSVIGDLPSGHLTRPFPLEPGSRPGPEGCEELGSNPFSGAIPLVHQGCSYASLLVVTGPARGRVVDIDLDRQPPFFTSDTGFLAWYERWLDEIADGLTSAGFSSSLPGGQAALASVLRDSTDSVSRQRAALTLSRHPTLTTQTMDALAEAVRRDGHAMVRLHALGALTAPLRGPALSVLEQALDDPASEVRALAVRQLERRGERWYPRVRRALRDEHGEVREAAIGVLDRCEVLTEADVLPLADDPAAAVRAAVIVALRRLGSGHAEPGARAALDDPDLGVRHCGLGVLARARWLTGGDLAKATADPGLRERAERLARR, from the coding sequence GTGGACGTACGTCTGCGCAGGATCGCCGCAAAGCTGGCGATCGTTCCCTATCTGCCCGGCCGGTCCCACTCGTTCGGTGAGGACAAGCACCGATTCCGCCTCGGCCCGCCGCTTCCGGAGGCCGAGGTCGCCGCGTTCGAGGCGCGGTACGGGGTCCGCCTCCCCCGGGAGTACCGCGACTTCCTGACGACGCTGGGCCACGGCGGCGCGGGCCCTTACTACGGGCTGCTGCCCCTGGAGACTTGGCATCGGTCGGTCATCGGGGACCTGCCGTCCGGCCACCTGACACGGCCGTTTCCGCTGGAGCCCGGCTCACGTCCTGGACCCGAAGGGTGCGAAGAGCTCGGCTCCAACCCGTTCAGCGGGGCGATCCCCCTGGTCCACCAGGGGTGCTCGTACGCCAGCCTGCTGGTGGTGACCGGTCCCGCCCGTGGCCGGGTCGTCGACATCGACCTGGACCGCCAGCCCCCGTTCTTCACCTCCGACACCGGTTTCCTCGCCTGGTACGAACGCTGGCTCGACGAGATCGCCGATGGACTCACCAGTGCCGGTTTCAGCTCCTCGCTGCCCGGCGGCCAGGCCGCGCTGGCATCGGTACTTCGTGACTCAACCGACTCCGTGTCGAGGCAACGGGCCGCCCTTACGCTGAGCCGCCATCCCACGCTGACCACACAGACCATGGACGCGCTCGCCGAGGCGGTCCGCCGGGACGGCCATGCCATGGTCAGGCTGCATGCGCTCGGCGCCCTGACCGCCCCTCTGCGCGGCCCGGCCCTGTCCGTGCTGGAACAGGCCCTCGACGATCCCGCCTCCGAGGTGCGTGCCCTCGCTGTGCGCCAGTTGGAGCGGCGGGGCGAACGCTGGTATCCGCGCGTACGGCGGGCCCTGCGCGACGAGCACGGCGAGGTCCGGGAGGCCGCGATCGGCGTTCTCGACCGCTGCGAGGTGCTCACGGAGGCGGACGTGCTGCCCTTGGCGGACGATCCCGCCGCGGCCGTGCGAGCGGCGGTCATCGTCGCCCTACGGCGACTGGGTTCGGGCCATGCCGAGCCGGGGGCCCGTGCCGCGCTGGACGACCCGGACCTCGGTGTGCGGCACTGCGGCCTGGGCGTCCTCGCACGAGCCCGTTGGCTCACCGGAGGCGACCTCGCCAAGGCCACCGCCGATCCGGGCCTCCGCGAACGGGCCGAACGACTCGCCCGTCGTTAG